The stretch of DNA AATGTCAATACCTATCTTTTCCGCAATTTCTTCAATGGGCATAAGCTCTGTACTTTGAGCTATTTCAATGTCACTTTTATATTCCATACAACCTCTCCTCCTACAATTTTATTTATTTTGAATGCTGCTTTGTTATTTTAAAAATTGACAAAGCGCAGCATTAGTTCGTTATTAACTTACTTTTATTTATACTAAATATTTATACTAAATTGCCGGTCCTATGTTGTCCCCAGTCTTGCTTATCTTCTTTCCCTTTCCTTCATAAAGATATATAAACCAGTAGGCAATACCAACGAATAATGCTCCTCCCACTATATTTCCTAGGGTTACGGGGATAAGGTTTTTGGTAAACATGCCTCCCCACGTTAATGAATCAAGCTTTTCAGGAGTTACACCAATTTCAATGGCCGCCTTTATCCATGTTTCATTTGTCTTTGCCAGCAATCCGGCAGGTATATAGTACATGTTTGCAATGCTATGCTCAAATCCGGAAGTTACAAAAAGCCATATAGGGAAAAATATTGCCAGGATTTTACTTGCAATATCCTTTGCCGCCGCAGCCATCCAGACGGCTAAACATACCAGCCAGTTACACATAATACCCATAAAAAATGCATTTTTAAAAGAAAGCCCGGTTTTATAGACTGCAGTTTTAATTGTAAAAGCACCTAATAATCCATTGGAAAAATCAAGTTGCCCTGATTGATATATGAAAAATGCAACAATAATTGACCCAATAAAGTTTCCAAAATATACAACAGTCCAATTTTTAAGCAATCCTTTCCACGATGCTTTTTTGCAGGCACATGCAATTACAATAAGATTGTTCCCGGTAAATAACTCTGCTCCTGCAATAATTACCATTATTAGTCCTGTAGTGAATATTGCACCTGCCAGGGCCTTCGCAAGGCCAAAGGAATTTACAGTATGAATTGCAACATTGGAACCCTCGGCTGCAAAAGCAATAAAAGCACCTGCCATTATGCCTAAAAAAAGCATTTTATAAGCAGGAAGGCTTACTTTTTTACAACCTGTTTCAATGAATGCCCTGGATATTTCCGCAGGGCTTAAAAACGATTTTTCCATCCAACCATCTCCTTATCATCATTTTCTAATACTCCTGCGGCATTTCGGCCAGTTCTTCCATACAAAATACTGGACCATCAACACATACATATTTATGGCCTATATTGCACTTTCCACATTTTCCCACCCCACATGTCATCCTCATTTCAAGGGTTGTATATATTTTGTTTTTCGGTATACCCAGTTCCACAAGTTTAGCCGATACAAATTTTATCATTATAGGCGGGCCGCATGTAACAGCATAAGTATTATTAAAATCAATATCCATTTCCCCGACTATGTTGTGTGGAAAACCCACCTTGCCGTCCCATCCCTGTTCCGGCCTGTCTATTGTTAATACAATTTCCGTATCTTTGCTCTTTGACCATTCACCAAAATCTCTCTTATATATGAAATCCCCTGTACTCCTCGCTGCTAAAAGCATCTGGACTTTTTTATATTTGTCCCTGTTCTCACGGTGGAGGATATAGGCAATTAAAGGCCGAAGGGGTGCAAGACCTAATCCCCCCGCAATTATTAAAATGTTACTGTTTTCCATCAAACCAAGTGGAAAGGTATTGCCCAGAGGACCTCTTATCCAGACAGTATCTCCCGATTTCAGATTATGTATTGCTTCAGTTACAACTCCCACTCTTTTTATGCTGACCTCAAAGAAGTCTTTATCCAAAGGAGACGAAGCAAATCCGAAAGGTGCTTCTCCAACGCCCGGCACTGAAAACTCAAAAAATTGTCCCGGCATAAATTCCATCTTTTCATTACCATCAGCTAATTTGAGCCTAAAAGTTTTTATGTCTATATCGGATGACGTTTCCTGGATAACATTCATTATTTCTGCCTTAACTGGTAAATACAGGTTACTCACTTTTCAATACCCCCATTATTTCATGCACTACACTTTTAATATTCATTCCTGCAGGGCAGCTTCTTATGCATCTTCCGCATCCGGTGCAGGCAATGTAGCCAAAGTTTTGCTTTACATAGATGTATTTGTGCAATATTCTTTGACGGTACCTTTCCTTTTTTGAAGGCCTGGGGTTATGCCCTGAAGCATGCAGAGTAAACTTTGGGTACATACAGCTGTCCCAACACCTGTACCTTACAGCTTTACCATCCTCTAAAACGTCTTTAAAATCAAAACAGTGGCAGGTAGGGCATATATAGGTACATGTACCGCACCCCATGCACTTTTCCGCAATTTTGCCCCAGTCTATTTTATTAAATAATGTGTTTTCATCGGCTTCAATTATTAATTGAGCTTTTTGAGATTCAGCCTCAGGCTTAGACTTAGGTATATCCATGACCGCATCTGCAACAAGGCCCTTTGATGCAAATTTATCTAAAACATAGTCTCCGGTATCTGTAAAAGAATAAAATTCATAGTTTTTACCATATCCATCAGGTTTTTCAATAAATATGTCGCAGTCTTTGGAAAAGTTTTTATCTACTCCTCTTTCATCGCAAAAACATCCTGGCTTCTTACTTCGGCATCCGGTTCCGACTAAAATAATGTTTTCACGGCGTTTAATAACCTTTTCGTCTTTATATTTTCCTTCCGAGAAAACAGCGGTTAAGACTTTCAATCCCTCCAAATCACATGGTTTGACGCCAATTATAACCGTTTTATCCTCAACTTCTTCTTCAACTAAGTTACATCCGTTATTAAAGACCATCAATTTTTCCAGCTGGGGAAATAAAAATTCCTTGGGTGATTTATAGGGCAGTTCATCATTGTCAATAGCTTTAATAATATCATCCCCAATATCAGTTATTTTCTGGAATTCCAATAACCCGTTTCTTTTTGCAGGTGCTACCACACTATAATCCTTTACCAATACTCCAATTGCTTCTTTAATCTTATTTTTTGGTATTGCAGCACATCTCACCCTTCTCACCCCCAAGAAATCCAATTTCCCGGTCATCTTTATTAAATGCAGCTAAAGCAGGGGTTTCACCGGGATCCATCCCTGCCCTATATCCATAAACATTCCTACAGAAATCAGTTATTTCTTTTATCAGGTAACGTATTTTTACTCCTGAAGGGCAAGCCTTTTCACAGGCACCGCATTCTACACATCTTCCGGCCAGGTGCATTGCCCTTCCTAAATGAAATACCATTTTTGCTCCTGTTTCCAAATCAGTAGGAAGCCAATTGGGCATTGAGCGTTCAATAAAACATACAGGACAGTAGCAGCCATAACATGCCTGTCTACAGGAAAAACACAATATGCACTTTTTTAACTCGTTCCGGAATTTTTCGAGCTTTTCTTTTTGTATGTCCCCACTTTCAGCTTCACCATACGCTCCATTATCTTCTGCAGCCCCTGTATAAGGAACAATCTCTGAATCAGGCTTTGCATTATATTTTTGCTCAGCTACTTCTCCATTGCTTTTTATAAGAATATCAAATAACGGAGGAATATGTACTGTACACTCATCACACCCCGGTGATAAAGAACCATCATGCTTTTTCATACCCTTGCATTCCATTCCTATTATATAAATATTATCTCTGGCTACCTGGTTTTCAACAATGTACATAACTATTGCCCTGGCGTCGCAGGGTTTAGCAACTATTCCCACTTTTCCCTGCTTCTCCAGGAGATATTTTGCAAGATTAGGGTTACAATAATCATCCCATTTTAATTTATCTATTTCATCCGGTTTTCTTACAAAAAACGGTATAGCACTGTTTTCCAGATCACCATCAGTATATGCCAGTATTAAACCAACCTTTTCTTCACTCAGCAATCTTTTGCATACATCCGTCAATTGTTTCCTTTGATTATTATCCATTTACTTCACTCCCGTCAAATGGTTAGGGCCCAGTTTTCTGACTCTTTCCGTCACTTCTTTCACAACTTCCGCAAACCTGCCCCCTTCTGAAGCAGATATCCATGTAAAGTGCACCCTATCGGGGTTTATTCCTGCAGTTGTAATAAGCTTTTTAAGTACTGTAAAGCGTCTCCTGGCATACATGTTTCCAGACAAGTAATGGCAATCTCCCGGGTGACACCCCGATACCATAACGCCATCAGCCCCCTCTGCCAGGGCTTTAATAATAAACAGCGGGTTTAAGCGGCCTGAACAAGGCACCCTAATAATTCTTATATTGGGCGGATATTGAAGCCTGCTGGTCCCAGCCAGGTCTGCCCCGGCATAGCTGCACCAGTTGCATAAAAAGGCAATAATCTTCGGTTCCCATCCTGTATTGTCCGCCATGTTACGCCCTCCTTAAAAGATATTCAATTTCACTTACAACCTGCCTGTCAGTGAAGCCGTTTATATCTATGGCACCACACCTGCATACTGCCGAACATGTACCGCAACCCTTGCAAAGGGCGGCGTTTACCACGGCTTTTCTTATTGTTCCATTTCTCTTTTTTATTTCCTGTACACTTATAGCTTTATACGCACAGACTTTTTCACAGGTACCACAGGCCGTACAAAGCTCTTCTGAAACCTGGGCTATTGTACCTTCCGCTTCCAGGAAGTCCTTTGATATTACCGTTGCTGCCCTTGCTGCTGCAGCTTTCCCTTGTGTAATACTTTCCTTTAAATTCTTAGGACTGTGGGCCAGTCCGCAAAGGTAAACACCATCAGTTGCAAAATCAACAGGCCTCAATTTCGCATGTGCTTCAAGGAAGAAACCTTCCTGATTTAAGGGAACCTTTAGAAGCTGGGCAAGTCTCCTGTTTTCATCTATTTGCGGTACGATTGCACTGGCCAGGACAATCAAATCAGCATTCATAACAATATAGTCCTGAAATAATGCATCATAAACTTTTATTTTTAACCCTTCATTTTCATCCCGGTAAACTTCCGGCTTTTTATCAGTCTCATATCGGATAAATTGGACTCCTTGCTTCCTTGCCTGCTTGTAGTTTATTTCATTCATTCCGTAAGCTCTTATATCCCTATACAAAATCGTGACATTCATATCACTATTTATTTCCTTAAGCACAAGAGCATTTTTTATTGCCTGACTGCAGCATACCCTGCTGCAATACGCTCTCTCATCATCTCTTGAACCAACGCATTGTATCATTACCACGTTTTTTATAGATTTCATAGATCCAATACTGTCCATAGAACTATCCATAGAGCTAATAGTATCCTTTTTCAAAATCTCTTCAAGTTCAAGTTGGGTAATAACTCTTTTGTCTTTCCCGTATAAATACTCTTCAGAGCGGTATTCTTTTGCTCCGGTAGCAACAATAACAACACCGTGATCTATCTTTTTGTCTTCTCCATTGGTTGAAAGTATAGTAGAATATTTTCCAACATACCCATCTATACTTTTTATCTCAGAATTTAAAAATACTTCAATTAATTTATTGTTTAAAACCTCATTTATATACTTCCTGGTATAGTTGCCTACAAGCCTTCCCGATGGCGTTACATTGAGTCTTGCAGCATTTCCGCCCAATTCATGGGTTTTCTCTACCAGATATACCTTGTATCCCATTTCTGCTATTTTTAGCGCAGCAGCTATGCCAGCCATTCCTCCGCCAATAACAAGCGCAGACTTATTAACTTCAATTCTTTGACGGGTAAGTTGTCTGGCAAAGGTAACTTTGGCTACAGCCATCCTGACCAAGTCTTTTGACTTTTCCGTGGCTTCCCTATACCTGTCCATATGAACCCATGAGCACTGGTCACGGATATTTGCCATTGAAAAAAGGTAGGGGTTTAAACCTGTTTTCCTGAGTACTCCCTGGAACAGGGGTTCATGGGTCCTTGGAGTACAGGAAGCTACTACAACCCTATTAAGTCTGTATTCCTTTATCCTGTCCGCAATAGTTTTTTGTGCATCTACAGAACATGTATAAAGATTATCCTCCGCATACTCTACAAAGGGTAAAGTTTTCGCATACTCTACCACCGCCTTTACGTCAACGAATCCTCCAATATTTATACCGCAGTGGCATACAAATACGCCAATTCTAATTGGTTCTTTTGAAATGTCCCTTTCAGGGACTTTAATCTCTTCTTTAAAATACAAAGTAAAATCTTCCTCGAAATTTGTTTTACTTGCCACAGCAATACTGGCTGCTTCGCCCGCGGCAGCGCTTGCCTCTACAACAGTTTCAGGGATATCCTTTGGTCCTGCAGAAGCACCGCAGGCCAATATACCTTCCTTAGATGTTCTGGGAGGCTGCATTTCATTAACCCATATAAAGCCGTATTTGTCGGTTTTTACTTCTGTCTTCTTAAGCAAGGATTTAATGTCTTTGCCTGCTTTAAGCCCTACCGACAATACTACCATATCATACTCTTCTGAAGCAGCATTGCCATCTTCATCACAATAATTTACAGCAAGCCTTCCAGTATCATCATTTTTAATAACTCCTGAAACCCTGCTCCTGATAAACCCTACACCATATTTGTTTTTGGCAGAATCAATATACTTATCGAAATCTTTTCCATATGCCCTCATATCCATGTAAAAGATATTCACTTGTTTTACCGAAGGAAGGTGCTCTCTTGTAATAATAGCCTCTTTTACAGCATACATACAACAAACGGCAGAGCAATAATCCCCTCCGCATTTGGCGTCTCTTGACCCTACACACTGGATAAATGCTACCTTTTCAGGGGCCCTTCCATCTGACGGCCTCTGTACATGGCCGCTGAATGGACCGGATGCCGACAAAATCCTTTCATATTCCATGCTGGTTACTACATCCGGATACCTTCCGTACCCAAATTCCGGAGGTATTTCATAAGTCGGGTCATACCCGTTGGCCATTATGACAGCACTTACAGGAACTTCAATTATTTCATCCGTCTGTCCATGGCATATGGCATTTGCCTGACATACAGCCTCACATGCCTTACACTCGCTACAAACAGAACAGTCTGCACATCGTAATGCTTCTTTTTTGGCATTTTCTTCAGAAAGGCCTAATTCAACCTCTTTAAAAGTTGTAATTCTTTCTTCAAGCCCAATAGTAGGAATATTTATCCGTGGAGCAGGTTTAAGACTATCCAAATTTATCTCTTCAATAGGGGTCTTTGGCAAAAGAATAGGTCCTACTGGTAATTCTAAGCCTTCCAAATAATTATATATACTTCTGGCTGCCTTGTTTCCGGCTGCTATTGCATCAATTACGGTAGCAGGCCCGGTTAATGCGTCTCCGCCGGCAAATACGTCTGCAATGTTAGTCCTCATGGTCTCAGGGTTGCAAATAATCTGTCCTTTATTATCAAAGCAAGGCCCTGCAGCCTCGCCTATAAAATCAGTATCAACTCTTTGCCCTATTGCAGTAATTACCGTATCGCATTCAATAACATATTCGGATCCCGGTATTGGTTCAGGCCTTCTGCGTCCGCTTTTGTCAGGTTTCCCCCGTTTATTCTTTATGCATTTAAGGCCCTTAAGAGTGCCAGCTTCTGAAAGGGCTTCAAGAGGTGATGTAAGGAATTCAAACTTTACTCCTTCCTCTTTAGCATGCTGAATTTCCCATATGTTGGCAGGCATTTCGTTTTCTGTCCTTCTATAAACCACTGTCACCTCAGAACCTAAACGTATTGCTGAACGGGCAGCGTCCATAGCTACATTTCCACCGCCCACAACCAGCACTTTCTTCCCTATATTGGTTTTTTGGCCAAGATTCAATTTCCTTAAGAATCCAATGCCGGATATTATACCGGGCAATTCCTCTCCCGGTATTCCAAGTTTAATATCCTTATGGGCACCTATGGCAAGGAAAAACGCCTTAAACCCTTTTTTTCTCAAATCATCCAGCGTCAAATTCTTTCCTATAGGTGTATTACAATGTATCTCAACACCCATATCCCGAATAATTTGGATTTCACGCCTTAAAACCTCTTTATCAAGCCTGTAATCAGGAATTCCTACCCTAAGCATTCCCCCTGGTTCTTCCAATGCTTCGAATATTGATACCTTGTAACCCATAAGGGCTAATTGATAGGCACAGTTAAGCCCTGCAGGTCCTGAACCTATTATTGCTACTTTCGTATCCTTCAAACCGGAATTTATTTTTACTTGAGGTTTTATTCCCTGTGATATTTCATAATCTGCTATAAAACGCTTTAATGCGGCTATTGATACGGGTGAGTCAACGTATTG from Bacillota bacterium encodes:
- a CDS encoding formate/nitrite transporter family protein, yielding MEKSFLSPAEISRAFIETGCKKVSLPAYKMLFLGIMAGAFIAFAAEGSNVAIHTVNSFGLAKALAGAIFTTGLIMVIIAGAELFTGNNLIVIACACKKASWKGLLKNWTVVYFGNFIGSIIVAFFIYQSGQLDFSNGLLGAFTIKTAVYKTGLSFKNAFFMGIMCNWLVCLAVWMAAAAKDIASKILAIFFPIWLFVTSGFEHSIANMYYIPAGLLAKTNETWIKAAIEIGVTPEKLDSLTWGGMFTKNLIPVTLGNIVGGALFVGIAYWFIYLYEGKGKKISKTGDNIGPAI
- a CDS encoding FAD/NAD(P)-binding protein, whose protein sequence is MNVIQETSSDIDIKTFRLKLADGNEKMEFMPGQFFEFSVPGVGEAPFGFASSPLDKDFFEVSIKRVGVVTEAIHNLKSGDTVWIRGPLGNTFPLGLMENSNILIIAGGLGLAPLRPLIAYILHRENRDKYKKVQMLLAARSTGDFIYKRDFGEWSKSKDTEIVLTIDRPEQGWDGKVGFPHNIVGEMDIDFNNTYAVTCGPPIMIKFVSAKLVELGIPKNKIYTTLEMRMTCGVGKCGKCNIGHKYVCVDGPVFCMEELAEMPQEY
- a CDS encoding 4Fe-4S dicluster domain-containing protein; the protein is MRCAAIPKNKIKEAIGVLVKDYSVVAPAKRNGLLEFQKITDIGDDIIKAIDNDELPYKSPKEFLFPQLEKLMVFNNGCNLVEEEVEDKTVIIGVKPCDLEGLKVLTAVFSEGKYKDEKVIKRRENIILVGTGCRSKKPGCFCDERGVDKNFSKDCDIFIEKPDGYGKNYEFYSFTDTGDYVLDKFASKGLVADAVMDIPKSKPEAESQKAQLIIEADENTLFNKIDWGKIAEKCMGCGTCTYICPTCHCFDFKDVLEDGKAVRYRCWDSCMYPKFTLHASGHNPRPSKKERYRQRILHKYIYVKQNFGYIACTGCGRCIRSCPAGMNIKSVVHEIMGVLKSE
- a CDS encoding hydrogenase iron-sulfur subunit, whose amino-acid sequence is MADNTGWEPKIIAFLCNWCSYAGADLAGTSRLQYPPNIRIIRVPCSGRLNPLFIIKALAEGADGVMVSGCHPGDCHYLSGNMYARRRFTVLKKLITTAGINPDRVHFTWISASEGGRFAEVVKEVTERVRKLGPNHLTGVK
- a CDS encoding FAD-dependent oxidoreductase codes for the protein MKKPVLVIGGGIAGIQASLDLAEMGIPVFIVEKTPSIGGRMAQLDKTFPTNDCSACILAPKVTSCFNHPLIKTFTWSEVLEIKGEAPDFTAVIKKKARFIDEEKCTGCGECTLKCPIEAKSEFDMGIGKRHAIYKPFAQAVPNKVAIDKKGTSPCKYNCPAHIDAHGYVALIGQGRYKEALELVRKATPFAGVLGRVCFHPCESACSRQYVDSPVSIAALKRFIADYEISQGIKPQVKINSGLKDTKVAIIGSGPAGLNCAYQLALMGYKVSIFEALEEPGGMLRVGIPDYRLDKEVLRREIQIIRDMGVEIHCNTPIGKNLTLDDLRKKGFKAFFLAIGAHKDIKLGIPGEELPGIISGIGFLRKLNLGQKTNIGKKVLVVGGGNVAMDAARSAIRLGSEVTVVYRRTENEMPANIWEIQHAKEEGVKFEFLTSPLEALSEAGTLKGLKCIKNKRGKPDKSGRRRPEPIPGSEYVIECDTVITAIGQRVDTDFIGEAAGPCFDNKGQIICNPETMRTNIADVFAGGDALTGPATVIDAIAAGNKAARSIYNYLEGLELPVGPILLPKTPIEEINLDSLKPAPRINIPTIGLEERITTFKEVELGLSEENAKKEALRCADCSVCSECKACEAVCQANAICHGQTDEIIEVPVSAVIMANGYDPTYEIPPEFGYGRYPDVVTSMEYERILSASGPFSGHVQRPSDGRAPEKVAFIQCVGSRDAKCGGDYCSAVCCMYAVKEAIITREHLPSVKQVNIFYMDMRAYGKDFDKYIDSAKNKYGVGFIRSRVSGVIKNDDTGRLAVNYCDEDGNAASEEYDMVVLSVGLKAGKDIKSLLKKTEVKTDKYGFIWVNEMQPPRTSKEGILACGASAGPKDIPETVVEASAAAGEAASIAVASKTNFEEDFTLYFKEEIKVPERDISKEPIRIGVFVCHCGINIGGFVDVKAVVEYAKTLPFVEYAEDNLYTCSVDAQKTIADRIKEYRLNRVVVASCTPRTHEPLFQGVLRKTGLNPYLFSMANIRDQCSWVHMDRYREATEKSKDLVRMAVAKVTFARQLTRQRIEVNKSALVIGGGMAGIAAALKIAEMGYKVYLVEKTHELGGNAARLNVTPSGRLVGNYTRKYINEVLNNKLIEVFLNSEIKSIDGYVGKYSTILSTNGEDKKIDHGVVIVATGAKEYRSEEYLYGKDKRVITQLELEEILKKDTISSMDSSMDSIGSMKSIKNVVMIQCVGSRDDERAYCSRVCCSQAIKNALVLKEINSDMNVTILYRDIRAYGMNEINYKQARKQGVQFIRYETDKKPEVYRDENEGLKIKVYDALFQDYIVMNADLIVLASAIVPQIDENRRLAQLLKVPLNQEGFFLEAHAKLRPVDFATDGVYLCGLAHSPKNLKESITQGKAAAARAATVISKDFLEAEGTIAQVSEELCTACGTCEKVCAYKAISVQEIKKRNGTIRKAVVNAALCKGCGTCSAVCRCGAIDINGFTDRQVVSEIEYLLRRA